The following are encoded in a window of Carya illinoinensis cultivar Pawnee chromosome 15, C.illinoinensisPawnee_v1, whole genome shotgun sequence genomic DNA:
- the LOC122297183 gene encoding leucine-rich repeat receptor protein kinase HPCA1-like isoform X1, whose product MCRRSIGMKLQLLFLAFFLSGTHFIYSLTDPNDITVLLALKDAWKNTPPSWEHSLDPCGLPGWDGVTCNNSTYRVTALKLSTMGLEGKLEGDIGELTELTTLDLSFNRGLKGSLAPQLGKLQNLTSLILTGCSFSGDIPDELGNLSNLQFLALNTNNLTGKIPPSLGNFSKLFWLDLAENMLTGSLPISTSMAPGLDLLLKAGHFHFNKNKLSGPIPAKLFSSNMTLRHILFDGNQLSGSIPPTIGLVKSLTVLRLDRNALTGSVPDLSNLTNIVELNLALNKLTGTLPDLTQMTKLNYLDLSNNSFEPSAAPTWFSTLSTLTTLVMENGSLQGSIPHELFSFPQLHQVKLRNNEFSETLDMGVPEKISPQLKLVDLQNNNISSVKVGTKYHISLLLIGNPVCNDDTSSMHTYCQIKDQQPTKPNSTSLANCENASCPLDQDRNPQNCECAYPYKGTLSVGGSLLSELPNATVFKLLENSLLMKQSLLPCSIYIQDAKFNGDGYLQVQLAFFPSTGKYFNRSEIQRIGFFMIIQEYRLYGFPQQFETYFFIADPYAFPAKGGGQTSIGTHVIVGIAFTCAILVLGLLGVGIYAVRQKKRAEEAIGFSTPFGSWTSSGHDCSGVAPQLKGARWFSYDELRKCTNNFAERNEIGSGAFGKVYRGLLSDGLVVAIKRAQQGSTQGLLEFKTEIELLSRVHHKNLVGLVGFCFEQEEQMLIYEFMPNGTIRDSLSGKSGIYLDWNRRLYVALGSGTGLAYLHEHANPPIIHRDVKSTNILLDENLTAKVADFGLSKLVSDTSNGHVSTQVKGTMGYLDPEYYQTQQLTEKSDVYSFGVFMLELLTSKRPFENGKYIVHQVRTTMNKDEIEHYGLWDMIDSSIRDTSNLIGFGKFLEITIQCIEDLPEDRPTMSEVVKALETILQNDGVASSTSALSPTSYLGASRGASKHSYNDPMHKKDVSSIDTFDYSGAYTVSPRVEPK is encoded by the exons ATGTGCAGGAGGTCGATCGGCATGAAGTTGCAACTGCTCTTTCtggctttctttctttcagGAACTCACTTCATCTACTCACTTACTGATCCTAATGATA TTACTGTACTCCTCGCCCTGAAGGACGCGTGGAAAAACACACCACCAAGTTGGGAGCATTCACTGGATCCATGTGGATTACCCGGTTGGGATGGAGTTACTTGCAACAATTCTACTTATAGGGTTACTGCCTT GAAATTATCAACGATGGGCCTAGAAGGGAAGCTTGAAGGTGACATTGGGGAACTCACAGAATTGACAACATT GGACCTATCATTTAACCGTGGGCTCAAAGGTTCGCTCGCTCCACAACTTGGGAAATTGCAGAACCTAACTTCCCT AATCCTAACTGGTTGCAGCTTCAGTGGTGATATTCCAGATGAATTGGGAAATCTTTCAAATCTCCAATTCTT GGCTCTTAATACAAACAACTTAACTGGAAAGATACCTCCATCTTTGGGTAACTTCTCCAAACTCTTCTGGCTAGACCTCGCAGAGAATATGTTGACAGGATCTCTCCCGATATCAACATCCATGGCCCCAGGCTTGGACCTTCTTTTGAAGGCTGGACACTT CCATTTCAATAAGAACAAGCTTTCAGGTCCCATTCCAGCCAAACTCTTCAGCTCTAATATGACATTGAGACACAT ATTATTTGATGGAAATCAACTTTCTGGAAGTATCCCACCAACAATAGGACTTGTAAAAAGTCTTACAGTTCT TCGGCTCGACAGAAATGCTCTGACAGGAAGTGTTCCAGATCTTAGCAACCTAACAAATATCGTTGAATT AAATTTAGCTCTAAATAAATTGACGGGCACTTTACCAGACTTGACTCAAATGACGAAACTcaattactt GGACCTTAGTAATAACTCATTTGAGCCATCGGCAGCTCCAACATGGTTCTCAACCTTATCAACACTCACCACTTT GGTTATGGAAAATGGGTCACTTCAAGGGTCCATACCACATGAATTGTTTAGCTTTCCACAATTACATCAAGT GAAATTGAGAAACAATGAATTTAGTGAAACATTGGACATGGGTGTGCCAGAAAAGATCAGCCCACAACTAAAGCTTGTTGATTTACAAAACAACAACATTTCTTCTGTAAAAGTGGGAACTAAATACCATATATCCTTACT ACTTATAGGAAACCCGGTATGTAATGATGATACTAGTAGCATGCATACTTACTGCCAGATCAAAGATCAGCAACCAACAAAGCCTAATTCTACTAGCTTGGCTAATTGTGAAAATGCATCATGTCCTCTTGATCAAGATCGTAACCCTCAGAATTGTGAATGTGCCTATCCATATAAAGGGACATTATCTGTTGGAGGATCACTTTTAAGCGAATTGCCCAATGCAACTGTGTTTAAATTACTGGAAAATAGCTTGTTGATGAAGCAGAGTCTCCTTCCATGTTCAATTTATATTCAAGATGCCAAATTCAATGGTGATGGCTATCTTCAAGTGCAACTGGCATTCTTTCCCTCAACCGGAAAATACTTTAATCGATCAGAGATTCAGAGAATTGGGTTCTTCATGATTATTCAAGAATATAGGCTTTATGGTTTCCCTCAACAATTTGAAACCTACTTTTTTATTGCAGACCCTTATGCTTTCCCAG CCAAAGGTGGAGGCCAAACTTCTATTGGCACTCATGTAATAGTTGGGATAGCATTTACTTGTGCCATTTTGGTTCTGGGACTCCTTGGAGTCGGGATATATGCTGTTCGACAAAAAAAACGTGCAGAAGAAGCCATTGGATTTAGTACACCGTTTg GTTCTTGGACATCAAGTGGCCATGATTGCAGTGGGGTAGCACCACAATTAAAAGGTGCAAGATGGTTCTCTTATGATGAACTCCGAAAGTGCACAAATAATTTCGCCGAGAGAAATGAGATAGGTTCTGGAGCATTTGGCAAG GTTTATAGAGGGTTGCTTTCTGATGGACTAGTTGTTGCTATCAAAAGAGCTCAGCAAGGATCAACGCAGGGTTTACTCGAGTTCAAGACTGAAATTGAATTGCTTTCCCGAGTTCATCATAAGAATCTTGTTGGCCTTGTGGGTTTTTGCTTTGAACAAGAAGAGCAGATGTTGATCTACGAATTTATGCCTAATGGAACAATTAGAGATAGCTTATCAG GGAAATCTGGCATTTATCTTGATTGGAACAGAAGACTCTACGTTGCTCTTGGTTCAGGCACCGGACTAGCTTACCTACATGAGCATGCCAATCCTCCTATTATTCATAGAGATGTTAAGTCCACGAATATTCTGTTGGATGAAAATTTGACTGCAAAGGTTGCAGATTTTGGCTTGTCTAAGCTAGTATCAGATACTTCGAATGGCCACGTTTCAACTCAAGTCAAAGGCACGATG GGTTATCTTGATCCAGAATATTACCAGACTCAACAATTAACCGAAAAGAGTGATGTTTACAGCTTTGGAGTGTTTATGCTTGAATTGCTAACATCCAAGCGACCGTTTGAGAATGGAAAGTACATCGTTCATCAGGTGAGAACAACAATGAACAAGGACGAGATAGAGCACTATGGCTTGTGGGATATGATTGATTCATCCATTAGAGACACATCAAATCTTATAGGGTTTGGGAAATTCTTGGAAATTACTATACAATGCATTGAAGATTTGCCTGAAGATCGTCCAACAATGAGTGAAGTGGTAAAGGCCCTTGAAACAATATTACAAAATGATGGGGTGGCTTCAAGCACATCTGCATTGTCTCCTACAAGTTACCTTGGAGCTTCAAGGGGTGCTTCTAAGCATTCTTACAATGATCCTATGCACAAAAAGGATGTTAGTAGCATTGATACATTTGATTATAGTGGTGCATACACAGTCTCACCAAGAGTTGAACCCAAGTAG